The window TCCCTAAAGCTGCCTTCCTCCACGGCCTCGGAAAGGTTTTCGTTGGTGGCAGCAATAATCCGAATATCAAGCTCCACTTCCCTAGTGCTTCCAACCCTTTTGATTTTTCGTTCCTGTATGGCACGCAACAGCTGAATTTGATGCTCATAGGAAAGGTTGCCCACCTCATCCAAAAATAAGGTTCCCCCATTGGCTGCTTCGAAATGTCCCATTTTATCGTCAATGGCGCCCGTAAAACTACCTTTGACGTGTCCGAAGAGTTCACTGGTGGCAATTTCCTTGGGAATGGCACCACAATCCACAGCTACAAAAGGTTGTATGCTTCTTTTGCTTGCTTGGTGAATGGCATTTGCCGTAACTTCTTTACCCGTACCGCTTTCGCCGGTCAGTAATACAGACATATTGGTAGGGGCTACCAATTCCACATACTGCTGTAGTTTTTTGGATTTTTCTCCTTGCCCCTTCAAAAAATGCTTCGCATTGATCGTTCCCACTCCAGATGTTGTGGAAGGCTTGGTGGTTTTTTCGGTCTCGGAAACCTTGGCATGTAGCGCATCTTTGATCACTGCAAGTATGCTTTCGGGCGTAAAGGGTTTGGAAATATAATCGAATGCCCCTTTTTTGATGGCATTGACCGCAGTCTTAACCTCCGCGTAGCCGGTCATAAGGACTACTTGGGTTTTGGGTGAATCCCTTTTTACTTGGGGGAGAAGCGTAACCCCGTTCCCTTTGGGCAGCCTAACATCGGAGAGGATAATATCGAAGGTTCTTGCGGCCAATTTCTCTTCGGCCTCTTTAATGGAGTAACTAGTGGAAACCGCAAAACCATTCTTTGTCAAAAACTTTTGGAGCATTTGACAGAAGGCGGTATCGTCTTCAATGATTAGGATTTTGGGCATAACTCAGTTACCTAATATACGTCCCATACCTTCTGAAAGATGCCGATGGTTTTATAAAGTTATCACAAAAAAAGGGCTGCAAATGCAGCCCTCCTTCAAACCAAACTAACTATTGTGGGGTGTTATGGGATTACATGTCAATCCAGTTCCCTTCAGCATCGGCATACACCGTTCCGGAAGTACCGTCTTCCAAGGTAAGTTCCAATTTGTATTGGTCCTTATCGTTTTTGTATGCCTTGTCGATTTTGGCGGTTGGGTAGTTGGACTCAACAGCACCGGTTACAGCAGATGGAAGGTCGGAGACGCTGATTTCCTCAAAATCGCCTTGAACAATTTCCATTGCACTGTTGTTTTCCATTTCTGGGGTTTCTACTTGGGCAAATGCTGTGATTCCTACAAATGATAGTACTGTGGCTAAAGCTAAATTTTTCATGGTAACTAATTTTAATTGTTAAACTTGCTTAGTTACTTGAAAACATGGTGCCATTTCAAGAAAATCAGTCCAGCACGACATATCTATATGATTATGAGGTTTTTATGATTTTTTGACGTTTTATGGGTGTGTGTAAAAGTGTGTAAGCAGTTGTGGAAAGTGTGTAATTTTTATACAAGAAAGGCTGCCGAAGCAGCCTTTCATACTTGCCAATAAATGGTCACAAGGAAAAAAGACCACGGTACAGATTGGCAGAGATGGATAATACATGGATAGTGTTTATATAGCATCATCCTGCTTCTTTATGTTTTCGTCCTTTTTTCTGTCTTTTAAATGTTTTATCAAAATATAGAGGGCCAAGCCCAAGGATAATAGATTTAAAAACAGTATTATTTTAAAAAACATAGCCTTTGTATTCTTTGATCCTCCTGTCAAAAGAAAGCCGTACGTATTGCACGGCCTTCTTACCAAATCAACCAACCTAGTTGAGACAACCCCTAAGGATTATCGTATTTAATCATGTCATCGAAAAGAATCCCGACTGTACTTTATAGGACACAACTTTTACCGGTGGGTCACTTTTGGTCAAAAAAAAAATCCGCTTTTTGTTCAAAAAGCGGATCAATTATCTTGTTGAAAACCTTTAGGCTTGGTGCGAAGGCTTTAAAAGATCATTTACGGTTTTAACAGGGTTAAAGGTCACCAAGGGCACCTCCACAAATATGGTGTTCCAGAAAGCCATGGCTCCGTTCCATAGTCCCGGTAGCTCAAGTGCTTTCAATTCTTTTCCTTCCTTGGTTTTTCCAGTGATGAAACCTTGTTTGGGATCCACATATTTCAACAGGTCGAATTTTTCGCCTTTGTGGTTCCTAACCCCACAGACCAAATCGACAGGGTTAAAGTGGGTCGAGTTTTTAAGAATGGCCACTTGCGCATCATCTTCCATATCTATTTGCGCTGATTCAATGATCTGAAGGGATACATTGCCATCGGCATCCTTGATCCAAAAAGGTCCTCCACCGGGTTCGCCTTCATTTTTTACCATGCCACAGATTCGGATGGGACGATTGAGTTTGTTCTTGATTTCGGCCTTTTGCTCCTCCACGCCAAGGTCATCATAGTTGCTTGGCATGCGTACATTGAGGTCTTTCTCCAAGAAGGCCTTAATCTCGTCCGCCTTTTCAACGGAAATATCTCCCTCTTCCATTGACTTAGCGTAGGCAAACGCCTTATCCTGAACTTTTTTGAGGACCCCTGCCAACATTTTTTTGCTATTGGCCACTGCTTCCAAGTTCTTATCGATGACCACGTTGTCAATATTTTTGATGAAGATGATATCCGCATCCTGATCGTTAAGGTTTTCGATAAGTGCTCCATGGCCACCCGGCCGGAACAGAATGGAACCATCGTTGTTTTTAAAGGGCTGGTTGTCCATATCTACCGCAATGGTGTCTGTGGAAGGCTTTTGATTGGAATAGGAAATTTGAAAACGGGTATCCGTTTTCTTGGAAATCTTTGGGCTCACTCTGGCCTCTTCCCTGGCGAACATTTCATCGTGCTGCTCGGAAACGGTAAAGTGCAGGTTGGCAACACCCTTGGTCTTTGCGTACTGCGCCGCTTCCTTTAAATGTTCTTCAAATGGGGTGGCGGAACCTGTATCGTATTTATGGAAGGGCAAGAGTCCTTTGGGATAAAAACCGTAGTCGAGTCCGCTTTCCAACAACATTTCCTTCACAAAAAGATAGGCTTCCTCATCCTTGTTGGATGCTTTTCCTTTAATTCGTGACATGATCACCTCATAAAATGGAAAGTCCGAAAGGTTATCGGTGAACTTTTGGGCATCGGTATCGCCAGTACGTTTTATGTATTCGGAAAGTTTTTCCTTGGAAGGGTCGTAGCTATCCAAAAAATTGAACATGGCCTTGAACATTCGGGATGCGGCTCCCGAGGCTGGCACAAACTTCAACAACTCCAAAGCGCCCCTGTTATCCTCAAAATATTGAATGAGGTCCAGCCGCTCTTTTTCGGAGAAGCGCAATATGCCGTTGCCCACCACCGCGGCCTGCGATAAGTTCACAAAGGGAATGCCTTCTTTAAATGTTTCTATTTGGTTCGCTACTTTTTCTTTGGAAATTCCTTTGGAATCGAGTTGTTCCAAGTCTTTAGGACTTAATTCGATCATGTTTTTGGAGAAGTTTATCTATGTGTTTAACTGCTGTGGAAAGCCTTGATGCTTTATCCCCCCTTAAATTAATGAATTTCCTGTTATTTTTCTCCAATGCTTCCTTGAAATGTAGAAACATTCGTTCTCTTTCATCGGGCTTGTCCCGCAGGTCGTCCGCCACCCAAGGTGTATCGATGTAGGTCAAAAAATAGAGGTTGTAGCTGTTCTGCAGGGCGTATTTCTCGATAAGTGGGTCGCAGGTGCTATCGTAATAAGCCTCGGAATATACTTTGGTCTCCAAGAGGTCGGTATCGCAGATCAGTACTTTGTTGGCCTTTTGGGCCAGTTCGTTTTCCAGCTGCATTTGCCCATAGGCAATGGGCAGCAAATCTTGGGGCTCGCAGGTCTTTTGTTCCCGATCCCATTTATCTTGAAGGTATTCCCGTGCGTATTCCGGCACCCATTCCGTATGGTAATGTTCGGCCAGTTGTTTGGAGAGTGTGGTCTTTCCTGTGGATTCAGGTCCAAAAAGGACTACTTTGATGAGGTTTGAAGGCTGTTGCCCAAGTTTTTCTTCCATGCTAGATATCCCTGTACAGCTAAAACGGTAAAGATGAGGTATTGCAAAGAGAACATTCCCCATCCCCGGTATGCATACAAAGGTACGGTTATTAAGTCACCCAAAATCCAAAGGGTCCAGTTTTCCAGTTTTTTGTTGGCCATGTACCACATAGCGGTAAAGAAAATACCCGATGTGAAGATATCCACATAGTTGGTAGGGCCAATTTCGGCACTAAAGGCCTTGTAAACCCCATAGGTCACCAACATGGTGAGTAGAAAAAATCCGAACCCTATCCATTTCTCCTTGGTGTTCGTTCGGGTAATTTGCACCACTGGGTTTCTATCATCCTTTCTTCTGGCCCAGTTCCACCAACCGTAAATACTCATGATGGAATAGTAAAAATTCATCATCATATCGCCATATAAACTGTCCACCAAAAAAATATAGGTCGTGATCACCGTGGCCACGAGTCCCGTAGGGTACACTAAAATATCTTCCCGTTTGGCATACACCACACTGGCAATACCGAAGAAGAAGGCCGTAGCCTCCAAAATGATCAGGGATAGCTCCCTACCTTGGTATGGGCCAAGGAAAAAATCAAAAATGGGGTTCATAGTCGCTACGGTCGGATTTTACCACTTTCATGGTGAGTACTACATGGTCCAAGTTCTCGAAGCTTTCCTTAATCTCGGAATTCAATAATTCCATCACCTTGTCATAATCGCCAAATACCTGAGTGCTCAGCGGGTTTTCCAAAACCGTAAGTCCCGAAGCGCGCAGTTTTTTGATAAACTGAATGATGGGGGTTTCAAAATCGTCCTGCAATGGGGAAAGGGTAAGTTCAACAGATATGTTCATGGCCAATAGGTTTCGCGACAAAACTACAAAAAGGAATTATCCTCCCATCATTTTAAGTGCATAAACGCAGGTGAATCCCTCGAACTCCAGAAATTCGATTTCGTAGTGCGATTTTTTGCCCTTGTACATAATTTCCGCCACCGTTCGGGTGTCCTCGAAGGAGAAATCAATCACATTGATGTGCCTTAAAAAACTAAGGCCCTGTTGTGCATAGATTTTGTAAAGCGATTCCTTGGCACCCCAAACAATGGTCAGTTTTCGCATCAAGGCTTCCGAATTGGCCAAGGTCTTATATTCTTGGATCGGAGTGAACTTATGGGCAATCTTTAGAATTTTGTCCCGCTGCATCTCAATATCGATGCCTACCTCATCCGTTTCGCTTACAATGATTCCCGTAAAATGGTGGGAATGGGTGATGGATATGTACTTTCCATCCTTTAAATGTGGTTTTCCAAAATCGTCATAATATAAATCGCTGTCCACATAACCCGCCTCGGCCAAAAGGTGGCGAATGCTCAAAAATGCCCTGCGATGTGCCTCAGATTTCATACCGTCCATCCGATTTTGACAATGCGCCGTAAGCTCCACATCTTTAGCCAGTTCAGCTTCTGGCTCGGTCACTTTCCAAATGTAGACCTTGGTGGTGGGCGAAACTGTTATTGTTTTATAAATGGGCATGAGCAAAAGTTATGCGAATTCGTATCTTTGTGCCAAAATATAAGCGAAGCTACAAAAGTAAAATTAGATAAAGTATGAGCACAAAGACAATTCCATACGTACCTTATAAGGTAAAGGACATCTCTCTTGCGGATTGGGGAAGGAAAGAAATTGAGCTTGCCGAGGCCGAAATGCCAGGGCTAATGGCCCTGCGCGAAGAGTACGGTAGCGAACAACCGCTAAAAGGCGCTAGAATTGCCGGTTGTTTGCACATGACCATCCAAACGGCAGTTCTTATCGAGACCTTGGTGGCCCTTGGTGCCGAGGTAACTTGGAGCTCCTGTAATATTTTTTCTACCCAAGACCACGCTGCCGCCGCCATTGCTGCTGCAGGTATTCCAGTGTATGCTTGGAAAGGGATGAACGAGGAGGAATTTGACTGGTGCATTGAACAGACCCTGTTCTTTGGCGAGGACAGAAAGCCTTTGAACATGATCTTGGACGATGGTGGCGACCTTACCAATATGGTGCTGGACCAATATCCTGAATTGGCCGCCGGTATCAAAGGTCTTTCGGAAGAGACAACGACTGGAGTCCACCGTTTGTACGAGCGAATGAAAAAGGGAACACTTCCCATGCCCGCCATTAACGTGAACGATTCCGTGACCAAATCCAAATTCGACAATAAGTATGGATGTCGCGAAAGTGCCGTGGATGCTATCCGAAGGGCTACTGATACCATGTTGGCAGGAAAACGTGTGGTAGTTGCTGGCTATGGTGATGTGGGCAAAGGTACCGCAGCATCTTTCCGTGGTGCAGGAGCCATTGTTACCGTGACCGAAATTGACCCCATCTGTGCGCTACAGGCCTGCATGGATGGTTTTGAAGTGAAAAAACTGGAGAGTTTAGTTCCCACTGCTGACATCGTCATCACAAGTACCGGAAACAAGGACATCATCCGCGAAGAGCATTTTAGGGCCATGAAAGACAAGGCCATTGTTTGCAACATTGGTCATTTTGACAATGAAATCGATATGGCATGGTTGAACGGTGCCTACGGAGATACCAAAGATGAAATCAAACCACAGGTGGATAAATATACCATCGATGGAAAGGATGTCATCGTGCTGGCCGAAGGAAGATTGGTAAACTTAGGATGCGCCACGGGCCACCCAAGTTTTGTGATGAGCAACAGTTTTACAAACCAGACCTTGGCA is drawn from Flagellimonas sp. MMG031 and contains these coding sequences:
- a CDS encoding YkoF family thiamine/hydroxymethylpyrimidine-binding protein, with product MNISVELTLSPLQDDFETPIIQFIKKLRASGLTVLENPLSTQVFGDYDKVMELLNSEIKESFENLDHVVLTMKVVKSDRSDYEPHF
- the pnuC gene encoding nicotinamide riboside transporter PnuC, whose amino-acid sequence is MNPIFDFFLGPYQGRELSLIILEATAFFFGIASVVYAKREDILVYPTGLVATVITTYIFLVDSLYGDMMMNFYYSIMSIYGWWNWARRKDDRNPVVQITRTNTKEKWIGFGFFLLTMLVTYGVYKAFSAEIGPTNYVDIFTSGIFFTAMWYMANKKLENWTLWILGDLITVPLYAYRGWGMFSLQYLIFTVLAVQGYLAWKKNLGNSLQTSSK
- a CDS encoding ATP-binding protein produces the protein MEEKLGQQPSNLIKVVLFGPESTGKTTLSKQLAEHYHTEWVPEYAREYLQDKWDREQKTCEPQDLLPIAYGQMQLENELAQKANKVLICDTDLLETKVYSEAYYDSTCDPLIEKYALQNSYNLYFLTYIDTPWVADDLRDKPDERERMFLHFKEALEKNNRKFINLRGDKASRLSTAVKHIDKLLQKHDRIKS
- a CDS encoding sigma-54 dependent transcriptional regulator is translated as MPKILIIEDDTAFCQMLQKFLTKNGFAVSTSYSIKEAEEKLAARTFDIILSDVRLPKGNGVTLLPQVKRDSPKTQVVLMTGYAEVKTAVNAIKKGAFDYISKPFTPESILAVIKDALHAKVSETEKTTKPSTTSGVGTINAKHFLKGQGEKSKKLQQYVELVAPTNMSVLLTGESGTGKEVTANAIHQASKRSIQPFVAVDCGAIPKEIATSELFGHVKGSFTGAIDDKMGHFEAANGGTLFLDEVGNLSYEHQIQLLRAIQERKIKRVGSTREVELDIRIIAATNENLSEAVEEGSFREDLYHRLNEFSIEVPSLRERKEDILLFADYFLAKANSELDKNVLEFADETKHVLLEYSWPGNLREMKNVIKRAVLFSETEILFPNALADEVVKGANNREGEHFSKADFEKERILEALRLTNFNKSKAAQLLQITRKTLYNKINQYQLDV
- a CDS encoding 4'-phosphopantetheinyl transferase family protein — translated: MPIYKTITVSPTTKVYIWKVTEPEAELAKDVELTAHCQNRMDGMKSEAHRRAFLSIRHLLAEAGYVDSDLYYDDFGKPHLKDGKYISITHSHHFTGIIVSETDEVGIDIEMQRDKILKIAHKFTPIQEYKTLANSEALMRKLTIVWGAKESLYKIYAQQGLSFLRHINVIDFSFEDTRTVAEIMYKGKKSHYEIEFLEFEGFTCVYALKMMGG
- the ahcY gene encoding adenosylhomocysteinase — its product is MSTKTIPYVPYKVKDISLADWGRKEIELAEAEMPGLMALREEYGSEQPLKGARIAGCLHMTIQTAVLIETLVALGAEVTWSSCNIFSTQDHAAAAIAAAGIPVYAWKGMNEEEFDWCIEQTLFFGEDRKPLNMILDDGGDLTNMVLDQYPELAAGIKGLSEETTTGVHRLYERMKKGTLPMPAINVNDSVTKSKFDNKYGCRESAVDAIRRATDTMLAGKRVVVAGYGDVGKGTAASFRGAGAIVTVTEIDPICALQACMDGFEVKKLESLVPTADIVITSTGNKDIIREEHFRAMKDKAIVCNIGHFDNEIDMAWLNGAYGDTKDEIKPQVDKYTIDGKDVIVLAEGRLVNLGCATGHPSFVMSNSFTNQTLAQIELWKHSDKYANEVYMLPKHLDEKVAKLHLARLGAELTELNKEQADYIGVQVEGPFKPEYYRY
- a CDS encoding DUF4301 family protein, whose protein sequence is MIELSPKDLEQLDSKGISKEKVANQIETFKEGIPFVNLSQAAVVGNGILRFSEKERLDLIQYFEDNRGALELLKFVPASGAASRMFKAMFNFLDSYDPSKEKLSEYIKRTGDTDAQKFTDNLSDFPFYEVIMSRIKGKASNKDEEAYLFVKEMLLESGLDYGFYPKGLLPFHKYDTGSATPFEEHLKEAAQYAKTKGVANLHFTVSEQHDEMFAREEARVSPKISKKTDTRFQISYSNQKPSTDTIAVDMDNQPFKNNDGSILFRPGGHGALIENLNDQDADIIFIKNIDNVVIDKNLEAVANSKKMLAGVLKKVQDKAFAYAKSMEEGDISVEKADEIKAFLEKDLNVRMPSNYDDLGVEEQKAEIKNKLNRPIRICGMVKNEGEPGGGPFWIKDADGNVSLQIIESAQIDMEDDAQVAILKNSTHFNPVDLVCGVRNHKGEKFDLLKYVDPKQGFITGKTKEGKELKALELPGLWNGAMAFWNTIFVEVPLVTFNPVKTVNDLLKPSHQA